The DNA sequence GCGGGAATGATCGTCCTGGAAGACCCTCTTCGTCCCGAAATCGCCGATACCGTCGCCCACATTTCCTCCCTTGGCGGTCGAGCTCAAAGTGATCACCGGCGACAATCATCTCGTCGCCCAAACCCTTGGCGAACGCCTCGGCTTCGCCGACCCCACGCCGCTCACTGGCAAAGAAATTCAAACTCTCAGTGACGCCGCCCTGGTTCGCCAAGCCGCCGACCACCAGGTCTTCGCCGAGATCGAGCCGAACCAGAAAGCTCGCCTCATCGCCGCCCTAAAGCATGGTGGAAAGGTCGTCGGCTACATCGGCGATGGCATCAACGACGGCAGCGCGCTCCACACCGCCGACGCCGGAATCTCGGTCGCTAACGCCGTCGATGTCGCCAAGGAAGCCGCCGATTTCGTCATGCTAAAGCCTGGCCTCGATGTCATCGTCAACGCCATCATCGAGGGCCGCCGTACCTTTGCCAACACTATGAAGTACATCTTCATGGCTACCAGCGCCAACTTCGGCAACATGTTCAGCCTCGCCGGCGCGTCGCTCCTCGTCCCGTTCCTGCCCCTCCTCCCCAAGCAGGTTCTGATGATGAACCTCTTAACCGACATCCCCGAAATGTTCATCGCCAGCGACACCGTCGACGAGGAACAACTCCAAAAGCCGCAACGCTGGAATCTCGCCTTCCTGCGTACCTTCATGATCGTCTTCGGCATCCTTAGCTCCGCCTTCGACTTCGCCACATTCGGAGCCCTGCTCGCCCTCAAAGCCCCCGAAAGCATCTTCCGCACCGGCTGGTTCATCGAGTCGATCGTCTCCGCCGCCCTCATCGTCCTCGTCATTCGCTCACGCCGCTCGATCTTCAAGACCCGCCCCGGTCAGCCGCTCCTCATCGCCACCGTCGCCATCATCGGCGTCGTGCTCCTGCTTCCCCTTTCGCCCCTCGCTTCCCCGCTCGGCCTCCACGCCCTGACGCCAAAGATCTGCGCCCTTGTCGCCGCCATCGTCTTGGCTTACTTCGCCAGCGCCGAACTTACGAAACACGTCTTCTACCGAACGGTGGGCAAAGCACACTAACTGCTCAAAAAAGTTGGGCCCCGCCGCCCCTTTATGTGGCAGGACCCAAAATGCAGCAACCAAATGGCGGGATTAAGTCAATCCGATGGCGAAGGTTCCAACTGCTCCCGTCCCACGCGGGTTGGCCGAAATATTCAGCATGAGGTGCGAACCGACCATCGTTCCGTCAGCCTGACGCGCGCTGTATACGTTGTCGTTAGTGTTGTAGACCCCGTTCGAATTTCGAACGTAGTAAGGCGACGACTGGAAGATCGAGTCGCTCGTCGAGTCGTCGAAGAAGAACTGCGACGTAAAGGTACTGGTGGCGTTACCCGAAGCGTTGTACGCCCGGATCTTGAAGTGGATATGCGGAGTTCGGCCGATGTACCAACCCGGCCAGATCGTCTGGAACGTGACCGTACCCTTGCTATCCGTAATCTGATATCCGCGCAGGAACGTCTGACCTTGCGTGTTTTCCGCATTCAGGCCCTGGGGCTCGTCCGAATAAATGCCGTGCGCATCCGCGTGCCAGACGTCGAAGTACAGACCTGGATAAGGGACGAACTGGTTGTTCACCAGTTTGTACACCGCCAAATTGAGGATCAGCGGTAGGCCACTAGTCACAGACGTTCGACTCGAACCCGACACCAAGTCGGACCGAAACAGCTTTTCATCAACAAAGAACGGTCCTTCCGTCACCTGCGGCGTCGCCAAGAGCGAGATCGTGCGCGTCCCTCGCTGAGGCGGACTCGCCGCCGACGTCGTCGCCAAACCGGCCAGAGTGCTCGACAGCACGGCGCAAAGTCCCGCTTTCCCTGCCTGGGCTAGGGCCTCTCGTCGGGTGAGGATCGTCCCGACCATCTCGTCGTCGTTGTCCGATTCAGCGGCAAAGGCCGGGTTTGACAACAGATGATCGATGCGCGGGTCGTTCACCCTACGCCACCCCCGTCAAAACTCGTCCGTTCCGGCGTTTCTTGCGCACCAATAGCAGAACGCCAAGACCAACCGCCGTCACACCCGCTGGTTCGGGAACAGGGGTCGTGACCGTCATCGACCAGGACCCGCATGCCCCTGTGTCTTGAGCCGCATAGTCCCAAACTTCCAGAGTCCAGGTTCCGTCCAAGCTCTGACCGGCAAAGTCGCTAAAGTCGGTACGGCTGCCATTGGCCGACCCGCCGCCGTAGGTGCTCATCGCATAGCTACCTGAAGGCAAGTCGTAGCTCGTTCCCTGCCCGACCGTCGCCTCATCCACCGTCGAGAGGATGCTGCTTGGCACAAAGGTATACGTCCCATTAAAGTTCGAAGAGTCCAAATCGGGCGGTGACACCAGATCGACGTAGACTCCCAGGTCCGGGTTGTATAGGTCGATTTCCAGGTCGCCCATCCAAGTATGGGTTAGATTCGTTAGAGTGATCGAATCGATCGACGTAAGGGTCGCCCCAGTTCCGCTGGTTACGATTGAGCTGGATGCATAACCGACACTTGACGAGGTCGCGTCCACAAGCGAGAAGCCCGCGCCGTGATAGGTCTGGGCCGTCGAAACGGCGGACAAAAGGGCCGAGATGGGAACAAGTAGGTTTTTCATAGTCCTCCTTCGCTTCTCGCGAGCCCTGACGAGAAGAACTGATAGCCTTCGGGATGCGCTGGCCCGTCGACCAGACGCATCCTTTGGCAGATCCATCCGCTCGGAATATCGTCGAAACGGATATCCCAAACTCTAACGATGAGTTGTTTGGAAATTATTTGGAAGCCAGAAAGGAATCGGGCGGATTTCCACAAATGGGACGTTCAAGGTCAAGTAGCCCAACGCTCGCCCTCGCCAAAACAAAGCTATCCCTTGGCGAAGAAATCCGTGGCCAGGAAACGATAGGGGCAGGACTTTAGAAGTCCCGCCCCTTGTTCACTGCAACTCAGCGTGCTCTCGCACTCGACAAAACAAAGCTATCCCTTGGCGAAGGGATCGGTGAGCAGTAGGCGAACCGAGGGATAGGCGACCACCTAAAAGAAAAAAGGGCAGGACTTTAGAAGTCCTGCCCCTTGTTCACTGCAACTCAGCGTGCACTCGCACTCGCCAAAACAAAGCTATCCCTTGGCGAAGGGATCGGTGAGCAGTAAGCGAACCGAGGGATAGACGGCAGCCCCTAAGAACTTTGCAGACAGCTAATGGCTTCAAGCCCCAAAAGGGGCAGGACCTCTAAAGTCCTGCCCCAATCTCTGAACCCTCAAGCCGGGAGCCTGAAGCCTAACCCACATTCCACAATGCTTTGATTTCGCTCAGCGTCAGACGATAGTCGCCCCACGGGTTATAACTGTTCACCATGTTGGTGGCATCCGCCCCAAGGCCGGTCTCATTTCGCGGGTCGCTGTAGTAGCCGCCCCACCAGTAGATTCGTCCAAGATTCTGGGTCAGCGTTCCCGCCATGTCGCGGCTGTACAACTCGGCTCGAATCGCGGCCAGCAGACTTTCTCGGCTCGCCGGCTGCTGAGGAAGGGTCTGCAGTGTGCCACCAACATTCTTGGTCGATCGCGCCAAAGCTCGAACCTGGTCAAACGTCATCGAACCAAAGTTCACCGTCGTACCGTCCGGCTTCTTCATCGACGAATCGAACGAAATCGCGCCCGACTGACCGCCTCCGAAGTAGCATTCCGTCACATCGACGATCTTCGCGCTGCCTGGCATCGGCTGGTTTGCAATGATGTTCACCTCTCGTTCCAGGTCGTCGACCCATCGCTTGGCGTACTCCTGAGGAGTCTCCCATCGCCCCAGCGCTGGATCAATCAGCGAGCTCGCCAGCAGGTCGTTCGGCTTGTTCGACATGTACGCCGACGTCGCGTTGAACTTCCAGCGGTACACCGGCGAGTTAAAGTGCATGGCCCGCGTCTTGCACTTCGTCTGCCAAGCCATCCCGTTCATTTCGGCCCCATAGGTGCCTAGTTCGTTCAGAAACGGAGCATAGTTGCCGCCCCATTGGATGTTGCGCAACTGACCCTTGACCGTGTTGATTCGGTACGAGTCGACATTTTCTGAGAGCATCGAAAACGCGGGCATCGTCACCTGGTTCGATCCGAAGCGGCTGAGAATCTTGTTCGCTGCCATCACGTCCGGAGACGGATGAAAGTCGATATCCGCCATCGTCTGCTCAAGGATCTTTCCAACACCGGTCCAAGAACCAACTGCGCCGTCGATCGACCCACCCGGATGCCCGGCTGCCGGTTCATTGCCCATCTGGAAGCCCAACCGGCTAATAACGTTTTCGGAGAGGCTGCCTGCGACCCGCGTTTTTGCGATCGCGACCGCCGTGTTGTTGACGTCGTATACGAACGACTGCACGTGCTGATGAAGGTACGGCAGATACTCGTCCATCGGACGCCACCAGTCCCGTCGCGCCGGGTCGCCGGTCTGAATCGGGGTCGCCAAAGCCTGGCCGAACGGGTCGGTCGTGATCGTTGACCATGCGTCCGTCGCTGAAGTGTTGGGATAGACGCCCGGAGTCACATTCCAAAGAATGTTCAGGCCGTTCGACAAGCTCGTTCCGCGGAACATAATCCGCTTCATGATCGCATCCACGTTTCGCTCGCGGTTGGCGGGCCCGTTTGGGTTGTAAGGCTTCGAGTAGTGGTTCCAAAGGTTAGAGGTCACTCGGACCCACGTGCCCTTCGGCAGCAGATCGGTCATCTCATACAGGTCGGCCCACTGATGGTTGTTCGGGTCGTCCCAAGTCATCCCGTCCAAGCTTTTCAGGAGGGCTGTGCCCGACATGATGCCCGTCGTGTTGTTCCACCGGACGTTAGGCTTGCCGTCGTTATACGAGTAGTTGGTGTAGCTCGAAGGTGACTGGTAGTCGAAAAGGTCGGGAGCGGGGGCATTGAATCCAAAGCGTGCAGCGTACCAATCGGCAGTCTGAGCGAAGGAAGCGCAACCAAGGAGAAGGAGCAAAGCAGCGGAAGAAAATCGCTTCATAGTGCCATCAGTACCGTGAGAGCCTTCTCACACTTTCGCGAAAAATACCAGCATCTAATAAACCGATCTATTTACGTGGTCAAATGGCATGACACCGTCATTTTGAACCTAAAAATCCCTATCTGGCCCGAAAAGTCAAGTTTTCCACACCTTCCATTTAGGTTCATTTGAACCTGATATTTATGAGCGTTTTATCACTTTATCGTGATAGAGCGAAATTGGGTTCAAAAACGCCTAAAGTGGGTTGCATTCGGCCTGCCGTTTTGTACGGCATCTTTTCCCCTCCAAAGATTGGAGGGGTGTCGCGAAGCGACGAGGTGGATGGTCCGAATGCACTCCTCCCCTAAACCAGGGCCAATTCTCCAGCTCGCGCCAAAGCCCCATTCAACGTACTCTCCAAGGCCTCTGGACCCATCGAAACCCCTTCGACCACAATCTCCTCTATCTGGTCCGCCCCAAGGAAGGTAAACACCGACCGCAGATAGGCTCCGTTGTGGTTGAACGCTGCCATCGGCCCTGACGAGTACACGCCTCCCGACGACGAAACGATGAACACTTGCTTCGGGCCGATCAAGCCCATCGGACCCGCCTCCGAGTACCCAAATGTCCGGCCGACCCTCGCAACATGGTCCGTCCACGCCTTCAGCGTCGAGGGGACGCCAAAATTGATCATCCCACTCGCGACCACGACCACGTCGGCCCACAAAAGTTCGTCGACCAACTGGTCCGAAAGCGCCAGCCTCGTCCGCTGCTCGTCCGTTCGGTCGGACTCCGGTGTAAATGCCGCCGCCACAAACGATCCGTCGATGTGTGGAACGGGCTCCGCCGCCAAATCGCGAGTTGTAATCGACACGTCGGAATGCGCCGATCGCAGATTATCGACAAGTTGAAGAGCCACGCGCTTCGAGTGGGAGAGCTCTCCGCGCGGGCTCGAGGTAAGGAAAAGGATTTTCTTCATAGTCGCTGGTTCCGCTGCCTACCATTTCCGTCAGGCGATGGTTAAGCAACAGATGTCGTATAACTACGATAGGCACGACAAAACTCTGACCATCACATTGGCCCGTCTGTCGCCTAAGCAACACAATCGACCAACTGTCGCGAAAAAAGATGGAATGTCCCAATCAAACAACCGATCCCCGCGTGAAAAGAACCCGCGCTCTGCTCCAAAATGCCCTGCGGGACTTGCTTCGCGAGCGAGCCATTTCCGATATCTCGGTGCTCGACATCGCCGAACGCGCCACCGTCAATCGCGCGACGTTTTACGCCCACTTCGACGACAAACAGGCTATCATGACTAGCGTGCTCAGGGACGACCTGCACCAAGCCTTTCAAGCCCAGTTTCCCGAGTGCCCGGACTTCAACCGCGCCAACGTCCTCAAGGTCGCCATCGTGGTCTACAAGTTCCTCTACTCGCTTCGGTCCAACTGCCCCGCTACCGCCCGTGAAATCACAGGCCCGCTATCGAGCGCCGTGCAGGAAACCGTTTTCGACATGATGATGTACTGGTCCAAGCATCATCCGCCCGTCGGCATTCCTGATGGCTACACCGTCGAATCCCTGGCGACCGTTCTGAGTTGGAGCATCTTTGGTGGCGCGTCCCAATGGGCACAAAGCGACCGCAAAACGACCGCCGAAAAGCACGCTTCTGGCCTTCTTGATCTGATCTTTCGCGAAGCGGCTTAGGACAAGAGAGCTTCCGCACGTCGCACAAAGACATCAAGTGCGTCCGGCTTCTGGCGAAAGAACAACGAGGGCTCGATCATCTCCAACTCCGATAAAACCCACTTCCCGTCAGCGTCCATCATCAGGTCCACGCGGGCGTACAGAACTCGGTCTCGAACCGGCTCGACGATTCGCTTCGCCAGTTCGGCGAACTCGGCCGATACTTCAAATGGTCCCTCGACATTCTCCTCACCGTCCGCATATCGAGGATGCTTGTGGATGCGATGGCTCGGCTCGCCTCCGATCATGATGATCGATTGCTCGCCCACTGTCTCCACCGAGGCAACGAACGGCTGAATCATGAACTCTCGCTCCGGGTTCTGCGACCCCAACCACGCGATCGCCGATTCGATATCCGCCGGTTCAAACACCCGTGTATCCATCGAGCCGACCCCAATCGTCGGCTTGATCACGGACTTCTCGGTAAGCATCTCGGCTAAGCGTCCTGCCTCCGAGGGCCAAATCCATACGCTCGGCACGACCGGAACTCCGCGTGCCTCCATATCTGCCAGGTACCGCTTGTTTAGGTTGCCTAGCATGATGTCCGGCGGATTCAAGAGGCGAGTCTTATTTCCCGTTTCGCGAATCCACGTGGCGAAGTCCTCAACCACGTCCGGGTAGTTCCAGGTTGATCGAACGATCACGCCGTCGTACTCCGATAGGTCTCGACTTGGAGCCTCCCACGGCTCCATCTTCACCTCGTGGCCGCGGCGTCGAAACGCCTCAAGTGTAATCTCCTCGTCGTGATCGACCTCGGGGATCGTCGTGCAAGTAGCGATCGCGATCTTCATGCTTGCTTGTAGTGAACGGACGATACGTCGCGCAGCCGCGACGCCGCCTGCTCAGCCGTCAGATCGCGCTGTGGCTCCGCCATCATCTCGTATCCCACCATGAACTTCTTCACCGATGCCGACCGCAGGAGCGGCGGATAGAAGTGCGCATGCAGAGTCCACGCCTGCGGCTGGTCGATGCTTTTCGGTGCGTTGTGCCAGCCCATGCTGTACGGAAAGCTCGTCTCAAAGAGGTTGTCGTACCGAATCAATAACTGCGACATCACATTCGGCAAGTCGGCTCGAACGGCGTCCGACATATCCAGCAGCGTCGGCACCGACCGCTTCGGCAACAGGAGAATTTCAAACGGCCAAACCGCCCAAAACGGGACCAGTGCGGCCCAATGCTCCGTCTCTACCACAACTCGCTCACGTCTGGCAAGTTCTTCGTCAATAACCGACTGAAGCATCGGAATTCCATGTTTTTGGAAGTACTGAAGCTGGGATTTCGTTTCATTTTGTGCCAAAGTTGGCGCAACATCGCTGGCCCAAATCTGTCCGTGCGGATGCGGATTCGAACAGCCCATCACCGCCCCCTTGTTCTCGAAAATCTGCACCCATTCGTACTTCGCCGAGAGCTCTCGATACTGGTCGCACCAAACCGAAACCACGCTTGAAATTTCTTCCGTCGACATCTCCGCCAATGTCAAGTCGTGACGCGGCGAAAAACAGATCACCCGACACTCACCCGTCACCGGCTCAGCATGAAATAGCGGATGACCGCCCGGCTCAACCGTCGCCGACTCACTCAGCAGGGCCGAATAGTCGTTCTGAAAAACAAACGTGGAGTCGTAAGCCGGATTCGTTTCCCCATTCGCCCGCGTGTTTCCAGGACACAGATAGCAAGTCGGATCGTACGAAGGCCGATCCTCCACCCCTGCTTCCCGTTGCCCCTGCCATGGCCGCTGAGTGCGGTGGGGCGACACCAAAACCCATTCGTCGAGCAATGGGTTATACCGGCGATGTGGATAGCTTTCGAGGTTTGCCACGCGAGAAGAAAGAGTACCTGGCGATCACCGAGCCCGAGGGGCCACTGGCTTGCCACCTTCATGCTCCCAATCCGGCAACAGCGACATCCGAATCATCGAGACATGCAAAGTGGTTCGAAACTGCTTCTTGTCGAAGTCGAAGAACTCCCGCGCGGCTTCGGCCAGCGAAGGCACAACCTCTACTTCGATCCCTTGCCGCCGCAGGGCCTCCTGCATGTCGAAAATAATCTCAATGCTAGTCGGAACCACGTCCTGACGGCTCACCCACACTCCATGGTCTTGGCAGTCGATAAATCCCTGCGCGGGATCGAATTCGTATCGGAAGATGGTCTCCCGGTGCAAAGCCTCCTCAAACTCCCGGTCGATCAGCAGCCGCATCCGGCCAGGACCCGAAAACGCTTCTCGATCCGCCGCCGAAGTCGTGTTCGTGGGCCAGAGGCCGATCCGTGGGCAGTCGCGCGGAAACAGGTAGAGCGGCGAATGCCACTCGTCGATGGCATAGACCAAAGGCTCCGCGCCAGGGTGCCGCACTGGCGGACGCGGAGAAAACCTCAAGATATCGCCTCGATCGCTGAAATGAAAGAGCCCCACGGGCTCTTTCTACCCCAGGATTACGCGGCTTCGGATTTTGACAGGACTTGAACTCGAATCGGCTTGGCGAACGCGCTGTCGCCAAAATTGCGGATTCGTTCCACCAGACTCTCCGTGACGCGGTAGCCACGCGGCGCAAACAGACTGCCGTTCGGAAGTACGATGTCCTCCAGAATCACCATATCGACCCGGAGCTTCGAAGCTGGCAGCGCCGTTTGATCCCCCGATTCTTCCGTGTCGTGGCAAACCTGCCCGAGAATCTCCAGAAGACTCAAATCGAACTCGTTTCCGAAGTGTCCGAGTCGCTGGATGGCTTCCTCAGCCGTCGATCCTGTCGACGTGAATCGCT is a window from the Armatimonadota bacterium genome containing:
- a CDS encoding FMN-dependent NADH-azoreductase, with amino-acid sequence MKKILFLTSSPRGELSHSKRVALQLVDNLRSAHSDVSITTRDLAAEPVPHIDGSFVAAAFTPESDRTDEQRTRLALSDQLVDELLWADVVVVASGMINFGVPSTLKAWTDHVARVGRTFGYSEAGPMGLIGPKQVFIVSSSGGVYSSGPMAAFNHNGAYLRSVFTFLGADQIEEIVVEGVSMGPEALESTLNGALARAGELALV
- a CDS encoding UDP-glucose--hexose-1-phosphate uridylyltransferase; translation: MANLESYPHRRYNPLLDEWVLVSPHRTQRPWQGQREAGVEDRPSYDPTCYLCPGNTRANGETNPAYDSTFVFQNDYSALLSESATVEPGGHPLFHAEPVTGECRVICFSPRHDLTLAEMSTEEISSVVSVWCDQYRELSAKYEWVQIFENKGAVMGCSNPHPHGQIWASDVAPTLAQNETKSQLQYFQKHGIPMLQSVIDEELARRERVVVETEHWAALVPFWAVWPFEILLLPKRSVPTLLDMSDAVRADLPNVMSQLLIRYDNLFETSFPYSMGWHNAPKSIDQPQAWTLHAHFYPPLLRSASVKKFMVGYEMMAEPQRDLTAEQAASRLRDVSSVHYKQA
- a CDS encoding HAD-IC family P-type ATPase — its product is MPSPTFPPLAVELKVITGDNHLVAQTLGERLGFADPTPLTGKEIQTLSDAALVRQAADHQVFAEIEPNQKARLIAALKHGGKVVGYIGDGINDGSALHTADAGISVANAVDVAKEAADFVMLKPGLDVIVNAIIEGRRTFANTMKYIFMATSANFGNMFSLAGASLLVPFLPLLPKQVLMMNLLTDIPEMFIASDTVDEEQLQKPQRWNLAFLRTFMIVFGILSSAFDFATFGALLALKAPESIFRTGWFIESIVSAALIVLVIRSRRSIFKTRPGQPLLIATVAIIGVVLLLPLSPLASPLGLHALTPKICALVAAIVLAYFASAELTKHVFYRTVGKAH
- a CDS encoding twin-arginine translocation pathway signal protein, which codes for MNDPRIDHLLSNPAFAAESDNDDEMVGTILTRREALAQAGKAGLCAVLSSTLAGLATTSAASPPQRGTRTISLLATPQVTEGPFFVDEKLFRSDLVSGSSRTSVTSGLPLILNLAVYKLVNNQFVPYPGLYFDVWHADAHGIYSDEPQGLNAENTQGQTFLRGYQITDSKGTVTFQTIWPGWYIGRTPHIHFKIRAYNASGNATSTFTSQFFFDDSTSDSIFQSSPYYVRNSNGVYNTNDNVYSARQADGTMVGSHLMLNISANPRGTGAVGTFAIGLT
- a CDS encoding TetR family transcriptional regulator → MECPNQTTDPRVKRTRALLQNALRDLLRERAISDISVLDIAERATVNRATFYAHFDDKQAIMTSVLRDDLHQAFQAQFPECPDFNRANVLKVAIVVYKFLYSLRSNCPATAREITGPLSSAVQETVFDMMMYWSKHHPPVGIPDGYTVESLATVLSWSIFGGASQWAQSDRKTTAEKHASGLLDLIFREAA